A section of the Sceloporus undulatus isolate JIND9_A2432 ecotype Alabama chromosome 3, SceUnd_v1.1, whole genome shotgun sequence genome encodes:
- the SPRY2 gene encoding protein sprouty homolog 2 encodes METRAQNGSGSQPLLQGQHDSGRQYGDSDLRDVLVQQVHVLSLDQIKAIRNTNEYTEPPTVAPRPGVKPAPRPPAQHKSERPHGLTEQRHLSRVQHPPVHISSRVPLSRSISTVSTGSRASTRTSTSSNSSEQRLLGSSLGTVVDGIIRVQPKSELKVSELKPPSKEDLHMHAYRCEDCGKCKCKECTYPRTLPSCWICDKQCLCSPQNVVDYGTCVCCVKGLFYHCSNDDEDNCADNPCSCSQSHCCTRWSTMGVVSLILPCLWCYFPAKGCLKLCQGCYDQVNRPGCRCKHSNTVCCKVPNVPPRNLEKPT; translated from the coding sequence ATGGAGACAAGAGCTCAGAATGGCAGCGGGTCACAGCCCTTACTACAGGGTCAGCATGACAGTGGGAGGCAATATGGCGATTCTGACCTGAGGGATGTCCTGGTGCAACAGGTTCACGTCTTGTCCCTGGACCAGATCAAGGCAATCCGAAACACAAATGAGTACACCGAACCGCCAACTGTGGCTCCGCGGCCTGGGGTGAAACCTGCACCACGCCCACCGGCCCAGCACAAAAGTGAGAGACCGCATGGGTTGACTGAGCAGCGGCATCTTAGCAGGGTGCAGCATCCCCCAGTTCACATCTCTTCCCGGGTCCCCCTGTCCCGTTCCATTAGCACAGTCAGCACTGGCTCACGGGCCAGTACGAGGACAAGTACTAGTAGCAACTCCTCAGAACAGAGACTCCTGGGGTCCTCTTTAGGGACTGTTGTGGATGGGATAATCCGAGTGCAGCCCAAGTCAGAACTGAAGGTGAGCGAGCTCAAGCCTCCCAGCAAAGAAGATCTGCACATGCATGCCTATCGATGTGAGGACTGTGGGAAATGTAAGTGTAAAGAGTGCACTTATCCACGAACCCTTCCCTCCTGTTGGATCTGTGACAAGCAGTGCCTTTGCTCACCCCAGAATGTGGTTGATTATGGGACTTGCGTCTGCTGTGTGAAGGGGCTTTTCTACCACTGCTCCAATGACGATGAGGACAACTGTGCCGATAACCCTTGTTCTTGTAGCCAATCGCACTGCTGCACTCGGTGGTCCACCATGGGGGTTGTATCCCTCATTCTGCCTTGCTTGTGGTGTTACTTTCCAGCCAAGGGTTGCCTTAAATTGTGCCAGGGCTGTTATGACCAGGTAAATCGGCCTGGCTGTCGCTGTAAACACTCCAACACCGTGTGCTGCAAAGTTCCCAATGTCCCACCCAGGAACTTGGAAAAACCAACATAG